CGTTCCCCCGCGCCGGCCGGCAGGGGCGTGCCTGAAAGTGATAGTGCCCACACAACTCCAGCAGCCGCGGGTGAAAACGAATCGCATCGCGCCTCCGCTCGAGCACCACCGATCGCAGATTGTCGTACAACAGGACCCGCGGCACACCCTCGAAGAACGAGAAGCCACGGACATGACCGCGCAGAAAATCCTCCAGGCTCTGGCTGAAGAAAAACTCCAGGTACATCGCGCGGGAGTGGGAGAGGACCATCACGAAACAGGACAGCCGCCGCCGGGCCCGGCCGACCGGCACCGTGCCGAAATGCGCCCAATCCACCTGGCCCTGTTCGCCGGGAAATGTCCGCAACTCGAGAAAGGCCTCGCGGGTCCGCGGCCGGAGCTTCCTGACCGCACGGCGAAGCTGGACCACACTTCCCGTGTAGCCGCGA
This genomic stretch from Acidobacteriota bacterium harbors:
- the istA gene encoding IS21 family transposase translates to MISAEQRAEIRRLFFAEHWKVGTIAAELGVHPDTVRRAIDVESFKWGKQRRSSNGVTGPYLDFIRETLKHYPRLRATRIYEMIRARGYTGSVVQLRRAVRKLRPRTREAFLELRTFPGEQGQVDWAHFGTVPVGRARRRLSCFVMVLSHSRAMYLEFFFSQSLEDFLRGHVRGFSFFEGVPRVLLYDNLRSVVLERRRDAIRFHPRLLELCGHYHFQARPCRPARGN